One genomic segment of Coffea arabica cultivar ET-39 chromosome 6e, Coffea Arabica ET-39 HiFi, whole genome shotgun sequence includes these proteins:
- the LOC113696370 gene encoding late embryogenesis abundant protein At1g64065-like gives MAENGARKAYDQEVASDLAEREERRKKRMKCFAYVAAFAVFHTAVILVFALVVMKVRMPKFRVRSAAFEDFQVSTLNTNASFSTKMIAELSVKNANFGRYKYQNSTIEFFYQNYKVGEAVVPRGKANFRSTKKFVIPVDLSSANVPGDVLGNELSQHAWIPLTSRATLRGKLMLMLIFKKNKSTDMNCTMNLNISSRQLQDLKCS, from the coding sequence ATGGCAGAGAACGGTGCACGAAAGGCATATGATCAAGAGGTGGCCTCAGACTTGGCTGAAAGGGAAGAACGTCGCAAGAAACGGATGAAATGTTTTGCATACGTTGCAGCCTTTGCTGTATTCCACACAGCAGTCATATTGGTCTTTGCACTCGTGGTGATGAAGGTGAGGATGCCTAAATTCCGCGTGAGGTCTGCCGCATTTGAGGATTTCCAGGTTTCAACATTAAACACAAATGCTTCTTTTAGTACCAAGATGATTGCAGAGCTCTCTGTCAAGAATGCAAACTTCGGTCGCTACAAGTACCAGAATAGCACTATTGAATTCTTCTATCAGAACTACAAGGTAGGAGAAGCTGTGGTTCCCAGGGGAAAGGCTAATTTCAGATCAACTAAGAAATTCGTCATTCCGGTGGATTTATCCTCTGCCAATGTGCCCGGGGATGTACTAGGAAATGAATTGAGTCAACACGCTTGGATCCCTCTGACTAGCCGAGCAACATTGAGGGGAAAATTGATGCTAATGTTGATCTTCAAGAAAAATAAGTCCACCGACATGAATTGCACCATGAACCTCAATATCTCATCAAGGCAGCTCCAAGATTTGAAGTGCTCATAA